One window of the Fibrobacter sp. UWEL genome contains the following:
- a CDS encoding nucleoside triphosphate pyrophosphatase yields MKKQVVLASGSPRRSEILKLIGVDFRVVVSGEEEKPSSTNPLDFPKENAAIKALAVSRLEKGEIVLGFDTLVFLDGKPLGKPKDEADALQMLKKLNGRGHTVITGVAVAKDGELLKCSDEKTEVIFRENTDEELQEYVNSKDPLDKAGAYGIQTAGARLIKAISGCYYNVVGLPVAKTLQVMGEAGVKV; encoded by the coding sequence ATGAAAAAACAGGTCGTTCTTGCAAGTGGATCTCCCCGCAGGTCCGAAATCCTTAAGCTCATTGGCGTAGACTTTCGAGTGGTGGTTTCTGGCGAGGAAGAAAAGCCTTCCTCTACCAATCCTCTGGATTTCCCTAAGGAAAATGCCGCTATTAAGGCACTGGCTGTCTCTCGCCTTGAAAAGGGTGAAATTGTCCTGGGTTTTGATACGTTGGTGTTCTTGGATGGCAAGCCCTTGGGCAAGCCTAAGGACGAAGCGGACGCCCTGCAAATGCTAAAAAAGTTGAATGGTCGCGGCCATACGGTGATTACGGGTGTAGCTGTGGCGAAAGACGGTGAACTTCTGAAATGTTCTGACGAGAAAACTGAGGTCATTTTCCGCGAGAACACTGACGAAGAGCTTCAAGAATATGTAAATTCTAAAGACCCGCTGGATAAGGCGGGGGCGTACGGCATTCAGACTGCTGGCGCACGGCTGATTAAAGCCATTAGTGGATGCTATTATAACGTGGTGGGCCTGCCGGTTGCGAAAACGCTGCAGGTTATGGGTGAAGCAGGAGTGAAGGTATGA
- a CDS encoding RodZ family helix-turn-helix domain-containing protein: MNFVEDKRSDERLGDYIARVRTERGMSHQDLSAVTKVTVNFIKAIEAGDWKAFPVAAYARGYLNSVSAKLNLDPKKVLAWYAEETGAQTSDDFQDVSNHERIAPVAEGEIKKSGGKAVFIVIALIGLAFLVASYFLDVTNFDFMKSEPAADHLVAAVDSVDQPEIPEGAEKVAVDSLQVAEPAKKDSSVGSVSQAVVDEAVKKSDLPASATIFISSDSKKDSAAAPTNKTSIELIGSGETTSWVGMKNRENADRFVKEANISKSGMKMAYNTEDTLFVTIGEPRAISKMILNGVETALPEVRFGRVVKFRVFGGQIIK; this comes from the coding sequence ATGAATTTTGTAGAAGACAAGAGATCTGATGAACGTCTTGGCGATTACATTGCGCGCGTTCGTACTGAACGTGGTATGAGCCATCAGGATCTTTCCGCTGTAACTAAGGTTACGGTGAACTTCATCAAGGCTATTGAAGCTGGTGATTGGAAGGCTTTCCCGGTTGCCGCATATGCTCGCGGTTACCTGAATTCCGTTAGCGCAAAGTTGAATCTGGACCCCAAAAAGGTTCTTGCCTGGTATGCCGAAGAAACGGGTGCACAGACAAGTGACGATTTTCAGGATGTTTCTAATCATGAAAGAATCGCCCCGGTTGCAGAGGGCGAAATCAAGAAGAGCGGTGGCAAGGCTGTATTTATCGTTATCGCCTTGATTGGACTGGCATTCCTGGTCGCTTCTTATTTTCTGGATGTAACCAATTTTGACTTCATGAAGTCTGAACCTGCAGCGGACCATCTGGTTGCTGCTGTTGATTCCGTCGACCAGCCGGAAATTCCCGAAGGTGCAGAAAAGGTTGCCGTGGATTCCCTCCAGGTTGCTGAACCTGCCAAGAAGGATTCTTCCGTAGGTTCTGTAAGTCAGGCTGTGGTGGACGAAGCTGTGAAGAAGTCCGATCTTCCGGCTTCTGCAACGATTTTCATTTCTTCTGATTCCAAGAAGGATTCCGCTGCAGCACCTACCAACAAGACTTCCATTGAATTGATTGGCTCTGGCGAAACTACTTCCTGGGTTGGCATGAAGAATCGTGAAAATGCAGACCGCTTTGTGAAGGAAGCTAACATTTCCAAGTCCGGCATGAAGATGGCCTATAACACCGAAGACACTCTGTTTGTGACAATCGGTGAACCGAGAGCTATTTCCAAGATGATCCTGAATGGTGTGGAAACCGCATTGCCCGAAGTTCGTTTCGGTCGCGTGGTGAAGTTCCGCGTCTTCGGTGGTCAGATTATCAAGTAA
- a CDS encoding type II secretion system protein, whose amino-acid sequence MKNMYNKGFTLVEIMVVIVIMGVLAAIAVPKLFGNIAKAKASEIAPAASIYQKLQDVYHGAHGTIGNWSAIGYIAPGGGKTTNFTYCSGDITENIADDKFGEAAKIGWQASNNTSLSECSAGHWWFVSVTPESGSNIIYTNETSAAECVALAKPSWTVSSRTGMSCGEAGSVAETALKPTDVGYTMTMGNATRPGGWGTEGNVFKPGVGSTQLSTYNKDSEDGLFKLEKYSTYEYTIEVPADLWNETNGEFLQTVTRVYSQYDEKVATIVCGASTNKQDTDPGQTGYIDNKDGGVGGANGYNTGSAAAKAAGYSAEANMETITKEDGSKVVKTTVTITTGGAGGSFGANFLSTKTATNWNSTNKDGTARREAAETAIANSTLTLVSKKDEEEKK is encoded by the coding sequence ATGAAGAACATGTACAATAAAGGTTTTACGCTCGTGGAAATCATGGTCGTTATAGTGATCATGGGCGTTCTCGCCGCTATAGCAGTTCCAAAGCTGTTCGGCAATATCGCAAAGGCCAAGGCTTCTGAAATCGCACCGGCAGCCAGCATCTATCAAAAGCTCCAGGATGTGTATCACGGAGCCCACGGCACCATCGGCAACTGGAGCGCCATTGGCTATATTGCCCCGGGCGGAGGCAAAACCACCAATTTTACCTATTGCAGCGGCGATATTACGGAAAACATAGCAGATGACAAGTTCGGTGAAGCTGCGAAAATTGGATGGCAAGCATCAAATAACACCAGCTTAAGCGAATGCTCCGCAGGGCACTGGTGGTTCGTTTCTGTAACACCCGAGTCAGGAAGCAACATCATCTACACCAATGAAACCAGTGCCGCAGAATGCGTCGCCCTGGCAAAGCCCAGCTGGACCGTTTCCAGCCGCACAGGCATGAGCTGCGGAGAAGCCGGAAGCGTTGCTGAAACCGCCCTTAAGCCGACTGACGTGGGATATACCATGACAATGGGCAATGCAACACGACCTGGCGGATGGGGCACCGAAGGAAACGTGTTCAAGCCCGGTGTCGGCAGCACTCAGCTGTCCACCTATAACAAAGACAGCGAAGACGGGCTTTTCAAGCTGGAGAAATACTCCACATACGAATACACTATTGAAGTTCCTGCAGATTTATGGAACGAAACGAATGGAGAATTTCTCCAGACCGTTACACGAGTCTATTCACAATACGACGAGAAAGTGGCAACAATTGTTTGCGGAGCCTCCACCAACAAGCAAGATACAGACCCCGGACAAACAGGATATATAGACAATAAAGACGGCGGCGTGGGAGGCGCCAACGGGTACAACACAGGATCTGCAGCAGCTAAGGCCGCAGGATATTCTGCAGAAGCAAACATGGAAACAATAACTAAAGAAGACGGATCAAAAGTCGTAAAAACAACCGTCACCATCACCACCGGTGGTGCTGGAGGCAGTTTCGGTGCAAACTTCCTTTCAACAAAAACCGCAACTAATTGGAATTCTACCAATAAAGACGGAACAGCAAGAAGGGAAGCGGCAGAAACAGCAATTGCCAATTCCACTCTAACTCTGGTCAGCAAGAAGGACGAAGAAGAAAAGAAGTAG
- the hisB gene encoding imidazoleglycerol-phosphate dehydratase HisB: MRTSSIARKTNETDIALTLNLDDCTPGVINSGNGFLDHMLNLFQVHGGFHLDLTCHGDVHVDMHHSMEDIAIVLGQAFVECLGDKKGIERYGFYFVPMDEALSRVCIDFSNRIGFVWNVKLPAAMAGGIEASMFEHFFKSLAENARMNLHVELFYGNDNHHCLESIFKALARAVAMAVAPSRNVKGVPSSKGVL, from the coding sequence ATGCGTACTTCTAGCATCGCTCGCAAGACTAACGAAACCGACATCGCCCTTACCCTGAATCTGGATGACTGCACTCCTGGTGTAATCAACTCCGGTAACGGCTTCCTGGATCACATGCTGAATTTGTTCCAGGTCCACGGCGGTTTCCATCTGGATTTGACCTGCCATGGTGACGTCCATGTGGATATGCACCATAGCATGGAAGACATCGCTATCGTGCTGGGTCAGGCTTTCGTTGAATGCCTGGGCGACAAGAAGGGCATTGAACGTTACGGCTTTTACTTTGTCCCTATGGACGAAGCACTGAGCCGCGTGTGCATTGACTTCAGCAACCGCATTGGCTTTGTCTGGAACGTGAAGTTGCCTGCTGCAATGGCCGGCGGTATCGAAGCCAGTATGTTTGAACATTTCTTCAAGAGCCTTGCGGAAAACGCCCGCATGAACTTGCATGTGGAACTGTTCTACGGTAACGACAATCACCACTGCCTGGAAAGCATTTTCAAGGCTTTGGCCCGCGCTGTTGCCATGGCTGTAGCTCCTTCCCGCAATGTGAAGGGCGTCCCCAGCTCCAAAGGCGTTTTATAG